A window of the Rhizobium viscosum genome harbors these coding sequences:
- a CDS encoding FadR/GntR family transcriptional regulator, translating to MEFAAQGFRIQGEQRLYQIVARRIARMIEANTANPDWRMPSERELAEELQVSRPVVREAVIALEMRGIVEVKGRAGIVVLPTRNISNNFEKISADIGPGPFELLEARLAVESSAAAMAAERATNYDILVLEECISQMEQETNVMLLKEKGDRDFHMTIARMTGNAIIVSIVEALWAQRDESVMWRKLHEHIHAPSVRPLWIGDHHAVLTALRLRNPDAAYKAMARHIRNVSNELMDAYERGRFSPDIMQLDEKKGL from the coding sequence ATGGAGTTCGCGGCACAAGGCTTCCGAATTCAGGGTGAACAGCGTCTATACCAGATCGTTGCCCGGCGCATCGCCCGCATGATCGAGGCGAATACCGCAAATCCGGACTGGCGCATGCCCTCGGAGCGGGAGTTGGCTGAAGAGCTCCAGGTCAGCCGACCCGTTGTGCGTGAAGCAGTTATTGCGCTCGAGATGCGCGGCATCGTCGAGGTCAAGGGTAGGGCGGGTATCGTCGTGCTGCCCACGCGAAACATCTCGAACAATTTTGAGAAGATCAGCGCCGATATCGGTCCGGGTCCATTTGAACTGTTGGAGGCACGGCTTGCAGTCGAGTCGAGCGCAGCCGCGATGGCTGCGGAACGTGCGACGAACTACGATATCCTGGTGCTGGAAGAATGCATTTCCCAGATGGAGCAGGAGACAAATGTCATGCTGCTCAAGGAAAAGGGCGACCGCGACTTCCACATGACCATCGCGCGCATGACAGGTAACGCCATCATCGTTTCGATTGTCGAGGCCCTCTGGGCGCAGCGAGACGAATCCGTGATGTGGCGCAAGCTCCACGAACATATTCACGCACCGAGTGTGCGCCCGCTGTGGATCGGCGACCACCACGCCGTTCTGACTGCTCTTCGCCTGCGTAACCCGGACGCCGCCTATAAGGCCATGGCCCGCCACATACGTAACGTAAGCAACGAGCTGATGGACGCATACGAGCGCGGTCGGTTTTCCCCGGACATCATGCAGCTCGACGAAAAGAAGGGCCTATGA
- a CDS encoding Gfo/Idh/MocA family protein — MTKKLRVGVIGAGIAARHLIGYDWNKDLFEVPVLCSLDADRGRELCEKHGIPQYTQNAEELFARNDLDIIDVSTPPDSHFDLCKRAIESGKHVICEKPLFGSIADVDEMSRIVARSGKKLMPIFQYRYGSGLQKLKLLIERGLAGRPFMTTIETHWWRGPAYYEVPWRGKWATELGGGLLGHAIHAHDMLNYVHGACAEVFSYGETLVNKIEVEDTMALAVKMQNGSLATLSMTLGSRKEISRLRFCFHDLVAESILEPYTMGRDPWTFTAGTEEHQKRVDEVLAGYEPKEDGYTRQFELFHQALMDDKDPPVTLQDARNSLELVTAAYYSQRTGQPTPMPITSDHPLYRSWLPEEERRLAANA, encoded by the coding sequence ATGACGAAGAAATTGCGTGTCGGCGTCATCGGTGCGGGTATCGCCGCCCGCCATCTGATCGGCTACGACTGGAACAAGGACCTTTTTGAGGTTCCGGTACTTTGCTCTCTCGATGCCGATCGCGGCCGCGAGCTGTGCGAGAAGCATGGCATTCCGCAATATACGCAGAATGCCGAAGAGCTCTTCGCCCGTAACGATCTCGATATCATCGACGTATCGACACCGCCGGATTCGCATTTCGACCTCTGCAAGCGGGCTATTGAATCGGGCAAGCACGTGATCTGCGAGAAGCCGCTCTTCGGCTCCATCGCCGATGTTGATGAGATGAGCCGCATCGTTGCTCGTTCTGGCAAGAAACTGATGCCGATCTTCCAGTATCGTTACGGCAGTGGCCTGCAGAAGCTGAAATTGCTGATCGAGCGCGGCCTGGCCGGTCGTCCGTTCATGACCACGATCGAGACGCATTGGTGGCGTGGCCCAGCCTATTACGAAGTTCCCTGGCGCGGCAAATGGGCGACGGAACTCGGTGGCGGCCTGCTTGGACATGCCATCCATGCGCATGACATGCTGAACTACGTCCACGGCGCCTGCGCCGAAGTGTTCTCCTACGGCGAGACCCTGGTCAACAAGATCGAGGTCGAGGATACGATGGCGCTTGCCGTTAAGATGCAGAACGGATCGCTTGCGACGCTGTCGATGACGCTCGGTTCGCGCAAGGAAATCTCCAGACTGCGTTTCTGCTTCCACGATCTGGTCGCCGAAAGCATTCTGGAGCCTTACACCATGGGCCGTGACCCCTGGACCTTTACGGCAGGAACGGAAGAACATCAGAAGCGGGTGGATGAGGTGCTTGCCGGTTACGAGCCGAAAGAAGACGGCTATACTCGCCAGTTCGAGCTATTCCACCAGGCACTCATGGACGACAAGGACCCGCCAGTTACTCTGCAGGATGCTCGCAATTCGTTGGAGTTAGTGACCGCCGCCTACTATTCGCAGCGTACCGGCCAGCCGACGCCGATGCCGATCACGTCCGACCATCCGCTCTACCGGTCCTGGCTGCCGGAAGAGGAGCGGCGTTTGGCGGCGAATGCCTGA
- a CDS encoding Gfo/Idh/MocA family protein, which produces MLRFAVVGIDHGHTFDHVKGLLAAGAEFVGYCPQTSVPAIRENFEKTYPDAPQIDREKIFADPSIDVICIAAIPRDRAGLAIRAMKAGKDVMTDKPGVTTFAQLEEVKRTVAETGRIFSICFSERHCVRSAVKAGKLVKEGAIGKVIQTLGTGPHRLQLPTRPDWFFDPEAFGGIIVDIASHQVDQFLFYTGSTTGEVVASSVGNFGMPEKPDFQDFGEVLLRSDKASGYVRVDWFTPEALPTWGDGRLTILGTEGYIELRKYIDIAGRPGKDHLFLVNGREMTHIDCSGEKLDYFDAFAADVRDRSETAMTQDHVYEVCRLSLEAQTKAVKLGGR; this is translated from the coding sequence ATGCTAAGATTTGCCGTCGTCGGAATCGATCATGGGCACACTTTCGATCATGTGAAGGGATTGTTGGCAGCCGGCGCCGAATTCGTCGGCTATTGCCCGCAGACATCAGTGCCGGCGATCCGCGAAAATTTCGAAAAGACCTATCCGGATGCGCCGCAGATCGACCGTGAAAAGATCTTCGCCGATCCCTCGATCGACGTCATCTGCATTGCCGCGATCCCGCGTGACCGCGCCGGCCTTGCCATCCGCGCCATGAAGGCCGGCAAGGATGTGATGACCGACAAGCCGGGTGTGACGACCTTCGCCCAGCTCGAAGAGGTCAAGCGTACCGTTGCCGAGACCGGCAGGATCTTCTCCATCTGCTTTTCCGAGCGCCATTGTGTGCGCTCCGCCGTCAAGGCGGGTAAGCTGGTCAAGGAGGGGGCGATCGGCAAGGTCATCCAGACGCTCGGCACCGGGCCGCACCGGCTGCAGCTGCCGACACGGCCGGACTGGTTCTTCGATCCGGAAGCCTTCGGCGGCATCATCGTCGATATCGCCTCGCATCAGGTCGACCAGTTCCTGTTCTATACCGGGTCGACGACCGGCGAAGTGGTCGCAAGCTCTGTTGGTAATTTTGGCATGCCGGAAAAGCCTGATTTCCAGGATTTCGGCGAAGTGCTGCTGCGCTCAGACAAGGCAAGCGGTTATGTCCGTGTCGACTGGTTCACGCCGGAAGCGCTGCCCACCTGGGGCGACGGACGCCTGACCATCCTCGGCACCGAGGGTTATATCGAGCTGCGCAAATATATCGATATCGCCGGCCGTCCCGGCAAGGATCATCTCTTCCTCGTCAACGGCAGGGAGATGACGCATATCGACTGCAGCGGCGAGAAGCTCGACTATTTCGATGCCTTCGCCGCCGACGTGCGTGACCGCAGCGAAACCGCCATGACGCAGGACCATGTCTACGAGGTCTGCCGCCTCTCGCTCGAAGCACAGACCAAGGCCGTCAAGCTCGGCGGTCGGTAA
- a CDS encoding ABC transporter substrate-binding protein, which translates to MTFTRIGLRAASALLAVTALTGIAQAQEITVYCDDIGFGCVTMAPIAKRFEAENPGTTIKLETVSYQTIVESLPVQLESGEGPDAAIITDLGGLSRYYLDLTPYVNVASFEKEYGQVLQWLRGADPSSKAINGMPTSLTVNGAYVNLALFEQAGVPVPKEGATWAEWAEATRKVSKATGTDFSMEMDRSGHRFASLAISYGAELVDDKGQPVIDKGLKDAIEQFVAWHKDGTMPMDLWGAVGGATHRELFSDFLNAKTVFYFGGSWTLSQMDKEVGDLFDWEVVPAPCGPSSCTVMPGGGALVGFKHTKNPELVGKFIDYVAQTKNNAEIIAASVEIPSSKSLIEGGVTYPGASERTQQSLSTFIAQIPKMAPAAYRFQGWRYQRAMMNAMTTRISQVLNGELDVDTALDRIKQDVDLAIKAAGSK; encoded by the coding sequence ATGACATTTACCCGCATTGGCTTGCGGGCAGCGTCGGCGCTGCTCGCGGTCACGGCGCTGACGGGTATTGCCCAGGCGCAGGAAATCACAGTTTATTGCGACGACATCGGCTTTGGCTGTGTTACGATGGCGCCGATTGCCAAACGTTTCGAGGCAGAAAATCCCGGCACGACCATCAAGCTCGAGACGGTAAGCTACCAGACGATCGTCGAAAGCTTGCCGGTGCAGCTTGAATCCGGCGAGGGTCCCGACGCGGCGATCATCACCGACCTCGGTGGCCTGAGCCGCTATTATCTCGACCTTACGCCTTATGTGAACGTCGCCTCGTTCGAAAAGGAATATGGGCAGGTCCTGCAATGGCTGCGCGGCGCCGATCCCAGCAGCAAGGCGATCAACGGAATGCCGACCTCGCTGACCGTCAACGGCGCTTATGTGAACCTTGCTCTCTTCGAGCAGGCAGGTGTGCCGGTTCCGAAGGAAGGGGCAACCTGGGCAGAATGGGCTGAGGCGACACGCAAGGTCTCCAAAGCTACCGGCACTGATTTTTCCATGGAGATGGACCGCTCCGGTCACCGCTTTGCGAGCCTTGCGATCAGCTACGGCGCAGAACTCGTCGATGACAAGGGCCAACCGGTGATCGACAAGGGCCTGAAGGATGCCATCGAGCAATTCGTCGCCTGGCACAAGGATGGCACGATGCCCATGGATCTGTGGGGCGCCGTCGGCGGCGCAACGCACCGCGAGCTCTTCTCGGACTTCCTGAACGCCAAAACCGTCTTTTATTTCGGCGGCTCCTGGACCCTGAGCCAGATGGACAAGGAAGTCGGCGATCTCTTCGACTGGGAAGTGGTGCCGGCGCCTTGCGGCCCCTCCTCCTGCACGGTCATGCCGGGCGGCGGCGCTCTCGTCGGCTTCAAACATACGAAGAACCCTGAGCTTGTCGGCAAGTTCATCGACTATGTCGCCCAGACGAAAAACAATGCCGAAATCATCGCTGCCTCAGTGGAGATCCCATCGAGCAAGTCGTTGATCGAGGGCGGCGTGACCTATCCCGGCGCTTCCGAGCGTACGCAACAATCGCTATCGACCTTCATCGCCCAGATTCCGAAGATGGCACCAGCTGCCTATCGGTTCCAGGGCTGGCGCTATCAACGTGCCATGATGAATGCGATGACGACGCGTATCAGCCAGGTTCTGAATGGCGAGCTCGATGTCGATACCGCGCTCGATCGGATCAAGCAGGACGTCGACCTCGCCATCAAGGCCGCCGGCAGCAAATAA
- a CDS encoding carbohydrate ABC transporter permease translates to MGFRSQTAEVAGGIIVLPARIIEPVMTGLQKFLGIKRMPWVFLLPNLLAVLLFSLLPVVVNVFYSFTGSDRLYPSERPFVGTSNYATLFDCGNYFDASSCASDLFWRAVGNSLIFVPVQVICMIGVALLAAVCLNREIKGRGFFRAVFFFPVMLSPVVVALTWQWILQRNGALNGILMTIGLEPVNWLVFPNTAFFWSVFVTVWAHMGFYTIILLAGLQSIPKDVYEAAKMDSATNWRAFTRITLPLLKPVLLVVFVLCVIRSVQTFDELYVLTGGGPGSATMLIVQYIYEVGFAVQPRNFGLAAAASILLGIVLLIFTALQLRLSRNSQNG, encoded by the coding sequence ATGGGCTTCAGAAGCCAGACAGCGGAAGTGGCAGGCGGCATTATCGTCCTGCCGGCGCGCATCATCGAGCCGGTCATGACGGGATTGCAAAAATTCTTGGGCATCAAGCGAATGCCCTGGGTCTTCCTGCTGCCCAACCTTCTGGCGGTGCTTCTGTTCTCACTCCTCCCGGTCGTCGTCAACGTTTTCTATTCATTTACCGGAAGCGACCGGCTGTATCCGTCTGAACGGCCCTTCGTCGGCACAAGCAATTATGCGACGCTCTTCGACTGCGGCAATTATTTCGATGCGTCGAGCTGTGCCAGCGACCTCTTCTGGCGTGCTGTCGGAAATAGCCTGATCTTTGTGCCGGTCCAGGTCATTTGCATGATCGGCGTCGCACTGCTTGCCGCTGTCTGCCTTAACCGCGAGATCAAGGGACGCGGCTTCTTTCGCGCGGTCTTCTTCTTCCCGGTCATGCTGTCGCCCGTTGTCGTCGCGCTGACCTGGCAGTGGATTCTGCAGCGCAATGGCGCACTGAACGGCATCCTGATGACGATCGGTCTCGAACCCGTCAACTGGCTGGTCTTTCCGAATACGGCGTTCTTCTGGTCCGTGTTCGTGACGGTCTGGGCGCATATGGGCTTCTACACGATCATCCTGCTTGCCGGACTGCAATCCATTCCGAAGGATGTCTACGAAGCCGCAAAGATGGATTCCGCCACCAACTGGCGTGCCTTCACCCGCATCACACTGCCATTGCTGAAACCCGTTCTGCTCGTCGTCTTCGTACTCTGCGTCATTCGGTCGGTTCAGACGTTCGACGAGCTCTATGTGCTCACCGGCGGCGGGCCTGGTTCGGCGACCATGCTGATCGTCCAGTATATATACGAGGTCGGCTTTGCCGTTCAGCCGCGCAATTTCGGTCTTGCCGCCGCCGCGTCGATCCTGCTCGGCATCGTTCTCCTTATCTTCACGGCTCTCCAGCTCCGCTTGTCGAGGAATTCGCAGAATGGCTGA
- a CDS encoding carbohydrate ABC transporter permease: MADVALNKHETSVRGLLTARRGRRRMDFSDVLTYGFLVLGLLIMFTPVAWLVLSSFKTQANLQEFPPSILPYSSETAIVEGFDQPLPLYDVTLKDGSRHRLAQIRRVGRNAQMIDPINPQAGRVTVSVSDAVAVRKVRLATENYTGLVANSGGAISGYVYNSLFITVVATVITLVMNSMAAFALSKYRFKGSNIALVSILSTIMIPATVVLVPTYLIVAELGLVGNLWGVILPTVATPTGVFLLRQYMLTIPDELIEAARMDHASEWRIFWRIILPLSSPALAVVAIFSILSRWNDFLLPLIVLNRREVYTLQLALSSFQSEYEVRYDLLLAMTTLTALPLACAFIFLQRYITTGIASTGIK; encoded by the coding sequence ATGGCTGATGTCGCGCTCAACAAACACGAAACATCCGTGCGCGGTCTGCTGACGGCGCGGCGCGGGCGCAGGAGAATGGACTTCAGCGACGTGCTGACCTACGGCTTCCTTGTGCTCGGATTGCTGATCATGTTCACGCCGGTCGCCTGGCTGGTACTCTCCTCCTTCAAGACGCAGGCGAACCTGCAGGAATTCCCGCCGAGCATCCTGCCTTATTCCAGCGAGACAGCCATTGTCGAAGGTTTCGATCAGCCGCTGCCTCTCTACGATGTAACGTTGAAGGACGGCTCCAGGCATCGCCTGGCGCAAATCCGCCGCGTCGGTCGCAACGCGCAGATGATCGATCCAATCAATCCGCAGGCCGGCCGCGTGACCGTTTCCGTGAGCGACGCGGTGGCAGTGCGCAAGGTCAGGCTTGCAACCGAGAACTATACGGGACTTGTCGCCAATTCCGGCGGCGCGATCAGCGGCTACGTCTACAACAGCCTCTTCATTACCGTCGTGGCGACAGTCATCACCCTCGTCATGAATTCCATGGCCGCCTTCGCGCTCTCGAAGTACCGTTTCAAGGGCAGCAACATCGCGCTCGTCTCCATCCTGTCGACGATCATGATCCCGGCAACTGTCGTGCTGGTGCCGACCTATCTGATCGTCGCCGAGCTTGGCCTCGTCGGCAATCTCTGGGGCGTGATCCTGCCGACGGTCGCCACACCGACCGGCGTCTTCCTGCTGCGGCAATATATGCTGACCATTCCCGACGAGCTGATCGAAGCGGCACGCATGGACCATGCCAGCGAATGGCGCATCTTTTGGCGCATCATCCTGCCGCTTTCCTCGCCGGCGCTGGCGGTCGTGGCGATCTTTTCGATTCTGTCGCGCTGGAACGACTTCCTGCTGCCGCTGATCGTGCTCAACCGGCGCGAAGTCTACACGCTGCAGCTCGCGCTCAGCTCTTTCCAGAGCGAATACGAGGTCCGCTACGACCTGCTGCTGGCGATGACGACGCTGACGGCGCTGCCTCTGGCCTGCGCCTTCATCTTCCTGCAGCGCTACATCACCACAGGCATTGCATCCACAGGCATCAAGTGA
- a CDS encoding ABC transporter ATP-binding protein, translating to MANLVLENINKSFGALEVIPKINLDIEDGEFVVFVGPSGRGKSTLLRMIAGLEEASAGDILIDGESVIDTPAADRGVAMVFQSYALYPHMTVRQNLSFGLENIGMPKDEIARRVDAAGKMLQIDTLLERRPRQLSGGQRQRVAIGRAITRDPKIFLFDEPLSNLDAELRVLMRVEITKLHERLGNTMIYVTHDQVEAMTMADKIVVLRRGVIEQVGAPLDLYNRPRNTFVAGFIGSPRMNLIEGTAPASDGNALTFTGEGLPSLTLPTGVKLPAGAKVTLGIRPEDFSVDEQGKGWPVTISVAEQHGANSYLHCTLPNGEPLLLHQQGQSRVQRGDTLTIVPRPDHWHLFDADGLRIDT from the coding sequence ATGGCCAATCTCGTGCTTGAAAACATCAATAAATCCTTCGGCGCCCTGGAGGTGATCCCCAAGATCAACCTCGACATCGAGGATGGCGAATTCGTCGTCTTCGTCGGACCGTCTGGCCGTGGAAAGTCGACCTTGCTCCGCATGATCGCCGGTCTGGAAGAGGCAAGCGCCGGCGACATCCTTATCGATGGCGAGAGCGTCATCGATACGCCCGCCGCGGACCGCGGGGTTGCCATGGTGTTCCAGTCCTATGCGCTCTATCCGCATATGACGGTACGCCAGAACCTTAGCTTCGGGCTGGAAAATATCGGCATGCCGAAGGATGAGATCGCCCGGCGGGTCGATGCGGCAGGCAAGATGCTGCAGATCGACACGCTGCTCGAACGCCGGCCGCGCCAACTCTCAGGCGGTCAGCGCCAGCGTGTCGCCATCGGCCGCGCCATTACCCGCGACCCGAAGATCTTCCTCTTCGACGAGCCGCTTTCCAATCTCGATGCCGAACTGCGCGTGCTGATGCGAGTCGAGATCACCAAGCTTCACGAGCGGCTCGGCAACACGATGATCTACGTTACCCATGACCAGGTCGAGGCCATGACGATGGCTGACAAGATCGTCGTTCTGCGCCGTGGTGTGATTGAGCAGGTCGGTGCGCCGCTCGATCTCTATAACCGGCCCCGCAATACTTTCGTGGCGGGCTTCATCGGCTCGCCCCGCATGAACCTCATCGAGGGCACGGCCCCAGCTTCGGATGGGAATGCCTTGACCTTTACCGGAGAGGGCCTGCCATCCCTTACCCTGCCCACAGGCGTCAAGCTGCCCGCCGGCGCGAAGGTGACGCTCGGCATACGTCCGGAGGATTTTTCGGTCGACGAACAGGGCAAGGGTTGGCCGGTAACGATCAGCGTTGCCGAACAACATGGTGCCAATAGCTACCTGCATTGCACGCTGCCAAATGGCGAGCCGCTCCTGCTACATCAGCAGGGCCAGAGCCGGGTCCAGCGCGGCGACACGCTGACGATCGTTCCCCGCCCCGATCATTGGCATCTCTTCGATGCGGATGGCCTGCGTATCGACACCTGA
- the uxuA gene encoding mannonate dehydratase, with product MKHSWRWFGPNDLTRIDDIVQTGATGIVSALHHVPDGDLWTPQEIARRQQQIANRSDGTPSGLTWDVVESLPVSEAIKKQKGEWRTHIANYKQSLENLAAAGISTICYNFMPVIDWTRTDLRWKVGHGGTTMRYDAADFAIFDIFLLQRPGADREFAEEIVEAAGERFATMDNARKTSIAAAVMAGLPGAADSLSLDKVRQHLAEYGAISPDRLRANLIDFLSEVTPVASRLGLRLCCHPDDPPFPLMGLPRIMSTEDDYRRIIEAVDDPANGITLCSGALGARSDNDLPGMMQRLGHRVHFLHLRNVLRESDIAGGSFHESEHLGGSVDMVALIGAIVNEEASRRDRGRADHQIPMRPDHGQEILDDIGRGGQPGYPLIGRMKGLAELRGVERALTAAYRSYGALPSL from the coding sequence ATGAAGCATAGCTGGCGCTGGTTTGGCCCCAACGACTTGACCCGCATCGACGACATCGTCCAGACCGGGGCGACCGGCATCGTCTCGGCCTTGCATCATGTGCCGGACGGCGATCTCTGGACGCCGCAGGAAATTGCAAGGCGCCAGCAACAGATCGCCAACCGCAGTGATGGAACACCCTCGGGCCTGACATGGGACGTCGTCGAAAGCCTTCCTGTGTCGGAGGCGATCAAGAAACAGAAGGGCGAATGGCGCACCCATATCGCCAACTACAAGCAAAGCCTGGAAAACCTGGCCGCGGCCGGAATCTCGACCATCTGCTATAATTTCATGCCGGTAATCGACTGGACACGGACCGATCTGCGCTGGAAGGTTGGCCATGGCGGCACAACGATGCGTTATGACGCCGCCGATTTCGCGATCTTCGATATCTTCCTGCTGCAACGTCCTGGCGCGGATCGTGAATTCGCCGAGGAAATTGTCGAAGCGGCCGGAGAACGCTTCGCAACCATGGACAATGCGCGCAAGACATCGATCGCCGCCGCCGTCATGGCCGGCCTGCCCGGAGCCGCTGACAGTCTGTCACTCGATAAGGTGCGCCAGCATCTTGCCGAATATGGTGCGATCTCACCGGATCGACTGCGCGCCAATCTCATCGATTTCCTCTCAGAGGTCACGCCGGTCGCAAGCCGGCTCGGCCTGCGCCTCTGCTGCCATCCGGACGATCCGCCGTTTCCGCTGATGGGCCTGCCGCGGATCATGTCGACGGAGGACGACTATCGCCGCATCATCGAAGCCGTCGATGACCCGGCAAACGGCATCACGCTATGCTCAGGCGCTCTCGGCGCCCGCTCCGACAATGATCTGCCGGGCATGATGCAACGCCTCGGCCACCGCGTGCACTTCCTGCATCTGCGGAACGTCCTGCGCGAGAGCGACATTGCCGGCGGCTCCTTCCACGAGAGCGAGCACCTCGGCGGCAGCGTCGACATGGTCGCTCTGATCGGCGCGATCGTGAATGAGGAGGCCAGCCGGCGCGATCGGGGCCGAGCCGACCACCAGATCCCGATGCGGCCGGATCACGGTCAGGAGATTTTAGATGACATCGGTCGCGGCGGACAGCCTGGCTATCCCCTGATCGGGAGGATGAAAGGGCTTGCCGAATTGCGAGGTGTCGAAAGAGCGCTGACAGCCGCCTACCGCTCTTATGGCGCCTTGCCTTCGCTCTGA
- a CDS encoding carboxy terminal-processing peptidase has protein sequence MRIPYVFLGAFLALAQSAYAEVASPPVLAPLKQQAQAAQLSAQLLTRYSYRPVPLDDALSAKIMDRFIKSLDPDHVLFLQADIDRFMSDRSEIDDAVERRDLKIPFAIFNAYEQRIVDRMNYARNLLKQDFDFGVQENYSVLRDKEPWPQSEAESNELWRKRVKSDWLPLKLAGKTDAAIRDTLDKRYANALERAYQYKSEDVFQSFMEAYATSIDPHTDYFGATASADFDIAMKLSLVGIGAVLQERDDYTTIRELVPGGPAQLSGKLSVGDRITGVGQGKDGAIKEVVGTRLDEVVQLIRGKKGSVVRLDILPADAGADGAHRVVSLVRDKISLEKQAARKAVLSVNVGDVTRKIGVITLPTFYEDFEARHKGDKDYKSASRDVAKLLDELKQEKVDSVLIDVRNNGGGSLDEAIDLTGLFIGNGPVVQQRGSDGKVAVRSADFAAPVWTGPMGVLINRGSASASEIFAAAIQDYGRGVIIGEPSFGKGTVQTVVDLDQMVRNSKPEFGELKVTIAQFFRVNGGTTQLRGVTPDISLPGLSDPTSFGETSYDNALPWAQIKPANYTPADTVTGLLPALQSRHDARVGSDPDFQGLLKDISDLKAQREKGIISLNEAERRKEATARENRRKSRAELGDGEGPAGDDGLESNERSLSADIAIENARKKAKDVLLNEAAAILADEADLQKGVLRAATKQSGETDK, from the coding sequence ATGCGCATACCATACGTTTTTCTTGGTGCATTTCTTGCACTCGCGCAGTCCGCCTATGCTGAAGTCGCATCGCCGCCTGTTTTGGCGCCGCTGAAGCAACAGGCGCAAGCCGCGCAGTTGAGTGCACAACTTCTCACGCGATACAGCTACAGGCCCGTTCCACTCGACGACGCTTTGTCGGCCAAGATCATGGATCGGTTTATCAAATCACTGGATCCGGACCACGTGCTCTTCTTGCAGGCGGACATCGACAGGTTCATGTCTGACCGCAGCGAGATCGACGATGCCGTCGAACGGCGGGATTTGAAAATCCCGTTTGCGATCTTCAACGCATATGAACAGCGTATTGTCGACCGCATGAACTACGCGCGCAATTTGCTTAAGCAGGACTTCGATTTCGGCGTGCAGGAAAATTATTCCGTGCTGCGCGACAAAGAGCCCTGGCCGCAGTCGGAAGCCGAGAGCAATGAGCTTTGGCGCAAGCGCGTCAAAAGCGACTGGCTGCCGTTGAAACTCGCCGGCAAAACCGACGCTGCTATTCGCGATACGCTCGACAAACGTTACGCAAACGCTCTCGAGCGCGCCTACCAGTATAAGAGCGAGGACGTTTTCCAGTCGTTCATGGAAGCCTATGCAACGTCGATCGACCCGCACACAGACTATTTCGGCGCGACCGCTTCGGCCGACTTCGACATCGCGATGAAGCTTTCGCTGGTCGGTATCGGTGCGGTACTGCAGGAGCGCGACGACTATACGACGATCCGTGAACTCGTGCCTGGCGGTCCGGCCCAGCTGTCCGGCAAGCTCTCGGTCGGAGACCGCATTACCGGCGTTGGTCAAGGCAAGGATGGTGCAATAAAAGAAGTGGTAGGCACGCGCCTAGATGAAGTCGTGCAATTGATACGCGGGAAAAAAGGGTCCGTCGTGCGCCTGGACATCCTGCCGGCGGATGCCGGAGCAGATGGCGCACATCGCGTTGTCAGCCTTGTGCGCGATAAAATCAGTCTCGAAAAGCAGGCTGCCAGGAAGGCCGTATTGTCCGTGAACGTGGGCGACGTCACACGCAAAATCGGGGTGATTACTCTGCCGACATTCTACGAGGATTTTGAGGCCCGGCACAAGGGAGACAAGGACTACAAAAGTGCAAGCCGCGATGTCGCCAAGCTTCTCGACGAACTGAAGCAAGAAAAGGTCGACAGCGTTCTCATTGACGTGCGCAACAATGGCGGCGGTTCATTGGACGAGGCGATTGATTTGACCGGTCTGTTCATCGGCAATGGCCCGGTCGTTCAGCAGCGCGGTAGCGATGGCAAGGTCGCGGTCAGAAGCGCTGATTTTGCAGCGCCTGTCTGGACAGGCCCGATGGGTGTCCTGATCAATCGCGGATCTGCATCGGCTTCAGAGATTTTTGCTGCGGCAATCCAAGACTACGGTCGAGGCGTGATCATCGGGGAACCCAGTTTCGGGAAGGGCACGGTTCAGACCGTCGTCGATCTTGATCAGATGGTTCGCAACAGCAAACCCGAGTTCGGGGAGCTGAAAGTGACGATTGCCCAGTTTTTCCGGGTCAACGGCGGTACCACGCAGCTGCGCGGTGTAACGCCCGATATCAGCTTGCCTGGACTTTCCGATCCGACGAGCTTTGGCGAGACCAGTTATGACAATGCCCTGCCGTGGGCGCAGATCAAGCCCGCGAACTACACGCCCGCCGACACGGTCACGGGGTTGCTTCCGGCATTGCAAAGCCGCCACGATGCGCGGGTTGGAAGCGATCCGGACTTCCAAGGTCTCCTGAAAGACATTTCCGACCTGAAGGCGCAGCGTGAGAAGGGGATTATCTCTCTCAATGAAGCCGAACGCCGCAAAGAAGCGACTGCTCGAGAAAATCGACGGAAGTCTCGAGCCGAGTTAGGCGATGGCGAAGGTCCTGCTGGAGATGATGGCCTGGAGTCAAACGAGCGCAGCCTGAGTGCTGATATCGCCATTGAAAATGCACGCAAGAAAGCAAAAGACGTGTTGCTGAACGAGGCAGCGGCCATTCTTGCCGACGAGGCGGATTTGCAGAAGGGCGTGCTGCGGGCAGCTACGAAGCAATCGGGGGAAACGGACAAATAG